The DNA region CTTAGGAGCATCCTCCATGAAGTCTTCACGTTCCATCCACAGTTCACGGCTGAATTCGATGAAGTGACTGCCTTCTTCCGGTTTTTCAGGATTATTGATAGCTTCCAGTTCTTCCACTTGTCCTTCGGGGTAGTTGGTAATTACCAGCTTCACCGGATTCACAACGGCAGATACGCGGATTGCCCGGGTATTCAGGTCTTCGCGCAGGGCACTTTCCAGCAAGGCAAATTCATTGAGCGCATCATAAGTGGTATATCCGATTTTATCGATGAACTTGTGGATAGCTTCAGGAGAATATCCGCGACGGCGGAAACCACAGATGGTCGGCATACGGGGATCATCCCATCCGTTCACCAGTTTCTCTTTTACCAGAGTCAACAGATTACGTTTGCTCATCAGCGTATAGCTGAGGTTCAGTTTATTGAACTCATACTGGTGAGGACGGTTATCATTCAAATCCTGTCCTTCTTTCACCCAGTCTACAAAAAGATCGTAGAGCGGCCGGTGAGGAACGAATTCCAACGTACAGAGAGAATGGGTTACGCCTTCGAAGTAGTCGCTTTGTCCATGTGCGAAGTCATACATCGGATAAGCTTTCCAAGTGGTGCCCGTGCGATGGTGTGGATGGTTCACTACACGATAAATGATAGGATCGCGGAAGTGCATGTTCGGATTCGCCATGTCAATTTTGGCACGGAGCACCATAGCGCCTTCTGCTATTTCACCTGTATTCATCTTCTTGAACAAGGAGAGACTTTCTTCTATCGGGCGGTTGCGGTAGGGACTTTCCACACCTGGTTGGGTAGGAGTACCTTTCTGCTGTGCGATTTGCTCGGAAGTCTGCTCGTCAATATATGCTTTACCTTCTTCAATGAGGCGGATGGCAAAGTCCCACAATTGCTGGAAGTAATCGGACGCATAGTATTCATTACCCCATTGGTAACCCAGCCATTGAATATCTTCCTTGATGGCTTCTACATATTCCACATCTTCCTTGGTAGGATTGGTATCATCGAAACGC from Bacteroides sp. MSB163 includes:
- a CDS encoding glutamine--tRNA ligase/YqeY domain fusion protein, translated to MADIKSEEVGEKKSLNFIEQIVEKDLKEGKNGGKVQTRFPPEPNGYLHIGHAKAICLDFGIAADHNGICNLRFDDTNPTKEDVEYVEAIKEDIQWLGYQWGNEYYASDYFQQLWDFAIRLIEEGKAYIDEQTSEQIAQQKGTPTQPGVESPYRNRPIEESLSLFKKMNTGEIAEGAMVLRAKIDMANPNMHFRDPIIYRVVNHPHHRTGTTWKAYPMYDFAHGQSDYFEGVTHSLCTLEFVPHRPLYDLFVDWVKEGQDLNDNRPHQYEFNKLNLSYTLMSKRNLLTLVKEKLVNGWDDPRMPTICGFRRRGYSPEAIHKFIDKIGYTTYDALNEFALLESALREDLNTRAIRVSAVVNPVKLVITNYPEGQVEELEAINNPEKPEEGSHFIEFSRELWMEREDFMEDAPKKYFRMTPEQEVRLKSAYIVKCTGCKKNEAGEIVEVYCEYDPNTKSGMPEANRKVKGTLHWVSCDHCLEAEVRLYDRLWKVENPRDELAAIREAKNCDALEAMKEIINPDSLHILPHCYIEKYAAGMKPLTYLQFQRIGYFNVDPDSTPEKMVFNRTVGLKDTWGKINK